In Tachysurus vachellii isolate PV-2020 chromosome 24, HZAU_Pvac_v1, whole genome shotgun sequence, the sequence TGCTGGGAAACTTTGCGATGTCAAGTATCTAAGAATtgttcaaaattattttaaacCTGCAGGAAAACAAGCCACGTTACCGCAGTCCTCGTTTCTGTCCGTTTAAAACGCAGTCCATTTTTCCTTCCTACGAAAGTCACGCATTTTACGAACTACTTTATCGGTGATTTattcactttatacactttatatcatatgacttgactcgagtcagacttaagtcgcatatttgagacttgagacttgcttgacaaatattaaaaaaagactcgagttgaccttgacttgacattcatgacttgagacttacttatgacttgcacatgtgtgacttactcacaCCTCTGGTTTATATTATAAACATCGCATTCTGCCGGCTCATGTTCCGTATAACGTTTCACTTCACCTTACCCAAAAAAAGAACCGATGATGAACGAAAGGTTTAACGGGACATAATGTGGAAAACAAATGTTTGGTTTCTTGTGTCATGTCTTTTTCCGCGTGTAGGGTATTTTTTTCTGGTAACAGGTTCAGTAACAGGTTACTCATCAAATAGCAAATGAAACCGAGGAGGAACAGACGCATAAGAGAAAAGTCCCCTAagaatagaaatgtttcattgtcTTGCCTCACCGCTTGTCGTGAGCCGGAGGCAGGATGCCACAAATTTGGCTGTTGGATGAGTGTcacttttctctccctctgtgtgtgtgtgtgtgtgtgtgtgtgtgtgtgtgtaagtgtgcacaTAGAGAGAGTTTATTTGTGCCACTTCACTTGAAGTCATGTGTGATGTATGTTTTATGGTACAATATATTTCGATCTGatcaaatatacagtacatacacacggCTCATTTTGCCTCCTCTCTATAACCGTAGAAGGATCCAACCATTCCAACGACTCAGTGTCGGAGTCCAGTCCACCTCCGACCGTCCAGACGGGTGTGCCAACACATGTGGTTCAGAccgcacaggtaacacacacacacacacacacacacatttcacttcAATCTCACAGTACATCAACCTGTCGCCGTTAAGAGCCGTGAACATGTCCTTCCTGTTTCCCACCAGCAGAGGTCAGTAGTACAGACCACAGCCAAGAGCAGCGTCCAGCACGGAGTCGGCAACCTGCACATCGCTCCTGAGGTCAGCTTGCATTTAAAAGGTTTTCGTAGCGGTGAATATTTCAGTATTACTACAGTTAACCGAATGAACATTAGCAGTAGAGCTCCGCTGTGTGTTTCTATCACAGAAACCACACAACGTTCTAATTTCGCTCGATCGAACATTTGTAGCACAGTTGTTTTCATTTCACGCACCGAAACAAGTGTAGTTTTACTCAGCTGTGTGCTCGAAACTGGATTCCGGGACACTTCACTGtgcagtgaaataaatcaatcaaatcaaaactTGATTCACTTAAATGATTCACTTAGAGTTATTTAGTGAGTCATGAGAGATACAGAAAAggagaatatttaaatatttggcaAGTTGTGCTTCAGTGTTTGATCAACAgaagtcctgtgtgtgttttgtagatcTCACAAGTAGGGCATGTATACCCCAGCCAGGTTCAGTATGTGGATGGAGATGGCAACTACAACACCACACCCATGTGAGACACACACTTGTACTTTTTCTTTAACCTTTCTGTCGACCAATCAGATCGATCGTCTCATTCTGTCTTTACGTATTTCTCTGTCTCAGTCGTTCCAGTACTTACCCGTTCACAGAGTCGTCCCTGTATGGCCAGGCCACACCCTCCGGCCCGTACTACGACGATCCGCCCACGACCGGGTCACAGGTCTCCACCCCTGTGACTTCGCAGCCGGTTTCCGTGACTACAGGATTCTCAGGGGGTGGTACAGGGGTTACTGTGGTATCAGGAGCGTCTTCTtcaggtggaggtggaggtggagccGGTGCTGGAGTTGTGGCTGGGGTCGGGGCCGGGAGTGTGTCCAGCGGGGGAGGGGTGGGGGCTTACGTGATTCCTGCCAGCTACGTGATGGGAAGCGGAGGCCAGAACTACAGCCACAACATACGTGCATCACCTGCTACTGTGAGTACACAAAACATCTGTTTTACAGAGTAATACAtgataaaaaactatatatggCTGCATTAATTAAGTGTCtttaagcgtgtgtgtgtgtgtgtgtgtgtgtgtgtgtgtgtgtgtgaaggtgcaATGGCTATTGGATAACTATGAGAAGGCAGAGGGTGTGAGTCTGCCCCGCTGCACGCTATACTATCACTACCTGCTGCACTGTCAGGAGGCCAAGCTGGAGCCCGTCAACGCCGCCTCATTCGGCAAACTCATCCGCTCCTTGTTCATTGGCCTGCGCACCCGCCGCCTCGGCACGAGGTACACAGGAAACCGTCTACACACCGAACACAGATTTATAACAAAGAATTCCTGAGAGCAACTTGAGCTGCAGTAAAACCCGTTTGCTGTGAGACCAAAAACAaaggcagaataaaaaaaaatcaataataaaccTCCAGAACCACGAAGATTAAATACCAGAATATTTCCAGTTACGTATCGGCCCTAGACCTTACAACCATCTGCTCCGGTAGATCCACGTTATTAATTAGGTCTGTTTAATatcatgaacagcagctacgctaattcctccctcctcctccccactttcttctctttttccacCCATTCCgtggcatccagagattgtaccggctccagttgtgttctgcttctTGAACATCGTGAACATTTAAAGAGAGGTTACCAACTCTATGTGGTCAACTCCtaataatcaatacacaattgtcagactgtatctgattgtagaaaggacattattcataataacacgcTCTGgagtttataacagtttataatcacaccctccagtgtcacccacatgaggatgaggttcacttttgggtctggttcctctcaaggtttcttcctcttccatctaagggagtttttcctcacctcagtcacctcagggttgttcatcagtgtgtgtgtgtgtgtgtgcgtgtgtgcatgccttGTTTTATACTGTCCTTCATGTGAAACCCAAtaacgtgcgtgtgtgtgtgtctttcagaGGGAACTCGAAGTACCACTACTACGGCCTTCGGATCAAGAGCAGCTCCCCCCTGCACCGGCTAATGGAGGACCAGCAACACCTGGCCATGAGACAACAGCCCTTCTCACAcaagcacaggtgtgtgtgtgtgtgtgtgtgtgtgtgtgtgtgtgtgtgtgtaggaggtaATATGTAATTTACCAGAGGTATACTTAAGAAAGACAATACAAACTTGAACAATTCACGTCTTTAATTcagactgtttattttattcggTCTGATGGACTTTCCCTCACAGGATAAGACCGGTGCAGAAGGTCGAGGGAATGACCAACGGGATGGCCATGGGGGTGGGGCAAGGAGGAGGCCAGGGGGTGGGGCTGTTTGACATCAGCTCCCAAATCCAGCAATATCAGCAGTTtttgggtacacacacacacacacacacacacacacacacacacacacacaaatgtaaatgtatttgtctTGTGTATATCATTCTAAGGATTATTCCAGTGACAAAATTATTAGcctataatctctctctctctctctctctctctctctcccgctctctctctctctctctctctctctctcccgctctctctctctctctctctctctcagatgcaTCTCGCTCTCTTCCTGAGTTTCCAGACATCGATCTCCAGGGAAAGGCTCTGCCAGAAGGGATTCTTCCCGAGCAAATCCGAGCCTTCCAGCAGCTCTATCGTGAACACTGTGAGGTAAAAACGCACACTGTGTCTAACCAATAGTGTgaggtaaaaacacacactgtgtctaaccaATAGTGtgaagtaaaaacacacactgtgtctaaccaATAGTGTgaggtaaaaacacacactgtgtctaaccaATAGTGTgaggtaaaaacacacactgtgtctaaccaATAGTGTgaggtaaaaacacacactgtgtctaaccaATAGTGTgaggtaaaaacacacactgtgtctaaccaATAGTGtgaggtaaaacacacacactgtgtctaaccaATAGTGTgaggtaaaaacacacactgtgtctaaccaATAGTGTGAGGTAAAAACACTCACTGTGTCTAACCAATATTGTGAGGTAAAAACACTCACTGTGTCTAACCAATAGTGTgaggtaaaaacacacactgtgtctaaccaATAGTGTGAGGTAAAAACACTCACTGTGTCTAACCAATAGTGTGAGGTAAAAACACTCACTGTGTCTAACCAATAGTGtgaggtaaaacacacacactgtgtctaaccaATAGTGTgaggtaaaaacacacactgtgtctaaccaATAGTGTGAGGTAAAAACACTCACTGTGTCTAACCAATAGTGTGAGGTAAAAACACTCACTGTGTCTAACCAATAGTGTgaggtaaaaacacacactgtgtctaaccaATAGTGTGAGGTAAAAACACTCACTGTGTCTAACCAATAGTGTGAGGTAAAAACACTCACTGTGTCTAACCAATAGTGTgaggtaaaaacacacactgtgtctaaccaATAGTGTGAGGTAAAAACACTCACTGTGTCTAACCAATAGTGTGAGGTAAAAACACTCACTGTGTCTAACCAATAGTGTGAGGTAAAAACAAACGTTGTGTTTACTTCTCAGTCTAACTGTTAGTTATGTAGAAAAACACATACGATGTATGATACAGTGGTGGTAAAATGTGTATCTTTTGAAAGATGCGGTTACTAAGGCAACTGCCTCCAGAATTGAATgcagctagtgtgtgtgtgtgtgtgtttcaggccaTAGTGGATGTGATGGTGAATCTGCAGTTTCCTCTGGTTGAGACTCTGTGGAAAAGCTTCTGGAGATTCAGTGAGGGACAAACCAGTGACGCACTCGACCTGTGAGTGTtgtctgttacacacataatgtatacatgcacacacacttacacacacacttgacttGGCAACGTTAACATTTTGCTTGTTACAGTCACAGTGAATCAGAGAAGCGACTCCCGAAAGCGTGTCTGGTTCTGCTGTGCCAGTACGAACCGGTTCTCCAGTGGAGCCGCAACTGTGACAACACACTCTACCAGACCCTAGTGGAGATCCTCATCCCTGATGTTCTCACACCTATACCTAGTGAgtaacaactctacacacatctatacactacactctgtactGAAGGTCTACACCTGGTGATGtgtacacacctctacacacatctatacacctctacacacatctatacaccaCACTCTGTACTGAAGGTCTACAACTGGTGATttatacacacctctacacacttctacacacctATACCTAGTGAGTAACAACTCCAAACATCTATACAcctctacacacttctacacacctctacacatgtatacacacctctacacacttctacacacctctacacatgtatacacacctctacacacttctacacacctctacacacttctacacacctctacacatgtatacacacctctacacacttctacacacctctacacatgtatacactcctctacacacctctacacacttctacacacctctacacatggatacacacctctacacacttctacacacctctacacatgtatacactcctctacacacctctacacatgtatacacacctctacacatgtatacactcctctatacatgtatacacacctctacacatgtatacacacctctacacacctctacacatgtatacactcctctacacacctctacacacttctacacacctctacacatgtatacacacctctacacacctctacacacttctacacatgtatacacacctctacacatgtatacactcctctacacatgtatacacacctctacacatgtatacactcctctacacatgtatacacacctctacacacttctacacatgtatacacacctctacacatgtatacacacctctacacacctctacacatgtatacactcctctacacacctctacacacttctacacacctctacacatgtatacacacctctacacacctctacacacttctacacatgtatacacacctctacacatgtatacacacctctacacatgtatacacacctctacacatgtatacacacctctacacatgtatacacacctctacacatgtatacacacctctacacatgtatacacacctctacacacttctacacatgtatacacacctctacacatgtatacacacctctacacatgtatgcacacctctacacatgtatacacacctctacacatgtatgcacacctctacacatgtatacactcctctacacacctctacacatgtatgcacacctctacacatgtatacactcctctacacacctctacacatgtatacacacctctacacatgtatacactcctctacacacctctacacatgtatacacacctctacacatgtatacacacctctacacatgtatacacacctctacacacttctacacatgtatacacacctctacacatgtatacactcctctacacacctctacacatgtatacacacctctacacatgtatacacacctctacacatgtatacactcctctacacacctctacacatgtatacacacctctacacatgtatacacacctcTACATGCTTCTACACAACGcagtttgtggggttttttttcaggTGCCTTAACCCAAGCCATCCGCAACTGTGCCAAGAGTTTAGAAAACTGGCTCACCAGTGCCATGATGAACATTCCAGAGGAGATGGTCCGCATtaaggtctcacacacacacacacacacacacacacacacacacacacacacacacacacacacacacagctgcacatAATGAATTGTATGCTCTATAGAGGTGAGAAAAACACAGATATTTGCACACGGTTTTACACAGcagtgtttgtatatatttaatacacaaaggtgacacactaacacacaacg encodes:
- the rfx1b gene encoding MHC class II regulatory factor RFX1 isoform X2 encodes the protein MATPGYTEELQPSQTQGGSITTVKSGQQKAGAGVTPTYLPDLQSSSSSSPSQTGLSSRIAQTTPPGILKKTVLATPPQVTLATAQYTVSEIQSSASGSSNGQNTPQYIVVTVSEGSNHSNDSVSESSPPPTVQTGVPTHVVQTAQRSVVQTTAKSSVQHGVGNLHIAPEISQVGHVYPSQVQYVDGDGNYNTTPIRSSTYPFTESSLYGQATPSGPYYDDPPTTGSQVSTPVTSQPVSVTTGFSGGGTGVTVVSGASSSGGGGGGAGAGVVAGVGAGSVSSGGGVGAYVIPASYVMGSGGQNYSHNIRASPATVQWLLDNYEKAEGVSLPRCTLYYHYLLHCQEAKLEPVNAASFGKLIRSLFIGLRTRRLGTRGNSKYHYYGLRIKSSSPLHRLMEDQQHLAMRQQPFSHKHRIRPVQKVEGMTNGMAMGVGQGGGQGVGLFDISSQIQQYQQFLDASRSLPEFPDIDLQGKALPEGILPEQIRAFQQLYREHCEAIVDVMVNLQFPLVETLWKSFWRFSEGQTSDALDLHSESEKRLPKACLVLLCQYEPVLQWSRNCDNTLYQTLVEILIPDVLTPIPSALTQAIRNCAKSLENWLTSAMMNIPEEMVRIKVVCAGAFAQTLRRYTSLNHLAQAARAVLQNSAQITQMLNDLNRVDFNNVQEQASWVCACEEHTVQRIEQDFKVTLQQQKSLEQWAAWLDSVVTHVLKPYTSSPSFTKAAKLFLLKWSFYSSMVIRDLTLRSAASFGSFHLIRLLYDEYMYYLVEHRVAQARGETPIAVMGEFTSLGRNDSTADADKEEEEEDEDESDEDQMPIPVDSTAMGEESLEPPTKLARTDLFNSTHN
- the rfx1b gene encoding MHC class II regulatory factor RFX1 isoform X1; this encodes MATPGYTEELQPSQTQGGSITTVKSGQQKAGAGVTPTYLPDLQSSSSSSPSQTGLSSRIAQTTPPGILKKTVLATPPQVTLATAQYTVSEIQSSASGSSNGQNTPQYIVVTVSEGSNHSNDSVSESSPPPTVQTGVPTHVVQTAQQRSVVQTTAKSSVQHGVGNLHIAPEISQVGHVYPSQVQYVDGDGNYNTTPIRSSTYPFTESSLYGQATPSGPYYDDPPTTGSQVSTPVTSQPVSVTTGFSGGGTGVTVVSGASSSGGGGGGAGAGVVAGVGAGSVSSGGGVGAYVIPASYVMGSGGQNYSHNIRASPATVQWLLDNYEKAEGVSLPRCTLYYHYLLHCQEAKLEPVNAASFGKLIRSLFIGLRTRRLGTRGNSKYHYYGLRIKSSSPLHRLMEDQQHLAMRQQPFSHKHRIRPVQKVEGMTNGMAMGVGQGGGQGVGLFDISSQIQQYQQFLDASRSLPEFPDIDLQGKALPEGILPEQIRAFQQLYREHCEAIVDVMVNLQFPLVETLWKSFWRFSEGQTSDALDLHSESEKRLPKACLVLLCQYEPVLQWSRNCDNTLYQTLVEILIPDVLTPIPSALTQAIRNCAKSLENWLTSAMMNIPEEMVRIKVVCAGAFAQTLRRYTSLNHLAQAARAVLQNSAQITQMLNDLNRVDFNNVQEQASWVCACEEHTVQRIEQDFKVTLQQQKSLEQWAAWLDSVVTHVLKPYTSSPSFTKAAKLFLLKWSFYSSMVIRDLTLRSAASFGSFHLIRLLYDEYMYYLVEHRVAQARGETPIAVMGEFTSLGRNDSTADADKEEEEEDEDESDEDQMPIPVDSTAMGEESLEPPTKLARTDLFNSTHN